The Sphingobium sp. JS3065 genome includes a region encoding these proteins:
- a CDS encoding IS3 family transposase (programmed frameshift), with product MKTTRKRYSAEFKAKVAMEAIRGDLTLAELAAKHGIHHTMIGAWKRQAMDGMASLFDNGDQSSKAASEAEIEKLHAKIGQLLVERDFLGESLRSMSVAWRRSKIEPAHQHLSIAMQCRLLSISRSSYYYTPVPETDETLALMTVIDETFMECPWYGSRQMARHLRRLGHAIGRRRVRRLMAKMGLAAIYQRPRTSDPHPEHRIYPYLLRNLEITRPNHVWCADVTYLPMRRGFLYLVAIMDWASRKVLAWRLSNTMDAGFCVEALEEALARFGKPDIFNTDQGSQFTSNAFTGVLRAAEIRISMDGRGRWMDNVFIERLWRSVKYECVYLHAFETGSELRAGLGRWFAYYDNHRPHSRLAGKTPGEAYGQIGASNHGGHAPHDLITQMAA from the exons ATGAAGACGACGAGAAAGCGCTACAGCGCAGAGTTCAAGGCGAAGGTTGCGATGGAGGCGATCCGGGGCGATCTGACGCTGGCCGAACTGGCAGCGAAGCATGGCATCCACCACACGATGATCGGGGCATGGAAGCGACAGGCGATGGATGGGATGGCCAGCCTGTTCGATAATGGCGATCAGAGCTCGAAGGCTGCCAGTGAGGCGGAAATCGAGAAGTTGCATGCCAAAATCGGGCAATTGCTGGTGGAAAGGGATTTTTTGG GCGAAAGCCTCCGGTCGATGAGCGTGGCCTGGAGGCGATCGAAGATCGAGCCAGCACACCAGCACCTGTCGATCGCGATGCAGTGCCGCCTGCTGTCGATCAGTCGGTCGTCCTATTACTACACGCCGGTGCCGGAAACCGACGAGACGCTGGCGCTGATGACGGTGATCGACGAGACGTTCATGGAATGCCCGTGGTACGGTAGCCGGCAGATGGCGCGGCATTTACGGCGTCTGGGCCATGCGATCGGCCGTCGCCGGGTCCGGCGGCTGATGGCGAAGATGGGGCTGGCGGCAATTTACCAGCGCCCTCGCACGAGCGATCCGCATCCCGAGCATCGGATTTATCCCTATCTGCTGCGCAATCTGGAAATCACGCGCCCCAACCACGTCTGGTGCGCGGACGTGACCTATCTGCCCATGCGCCGGGGCTTCCTGTATTTGGTCGCCATCATGGACTGGGCAAGCCGCAAGGTGCTGGCCTGGCGGCTATCGAACACCATGGATGCCGGCTTTTGCGTCGAGGCCCTGGAGGAGGCGCTGGCCCGTTTTGGTAAGCCCGATATCTTCAATACCGATCAGGGCAGCCAATTCACCAGCAATGCCTTCACCGGTGTGCTGCGCGCAGCCGAGATCAGGATCAGCATGGACGGCCGGGGACGCTGGATGGACAATGTCTTCATCGAACGGCTCTGGCGGTCTGTGAAGTACGAATGCGTCTATCTGCACGCCTTCGAGACCGGATCTGAACTGCGTGCCGGCCTTGGCCGATGGTTCGCCTATTATGACAACCATCGTCCTCATTCACGCCTTGCGGGCAAAACCCCAGGCGAGGCATATGGGCAAATCGGCGCTTCAAATCATGGGGGGCATGCCCCCCATGATTTGATCACCCAAATGGCGGCATGA
- a CDS encoding GTA-gp10 family protein, with protein MLQHTLAGKEWTFYFGVNEICEIEQALGKGVGAMLREMQGDLSISMMAAILKAGLRDSEGNAADEATVRAFLTGAGVKAEVVPEIRTGC; from the coding sequence GTGCTGCAACATACGCTCGCTGGCAAAGAGTGGACGTTCTATTTCGGCGTAAACGAAATCTGCGAAATCGAGCAGGCGCTAGGCAAGGGCGTCGGCGCGATGCTCCGTGAGATGCAGGGCGATCTTTCGATCAGCATGATGGCGGCCATCCTAAAAGCGGGCCTGCGGGACAGCGAGGGCAACGCGGCCGACGAAGCGACGGTGCGAGCCTTTCTCACCGGTGCGGGCGTGAAGGCTGAGGTGGTGCCGGAAATTCGGACAGGGTGTTAA